The proteins below are encoded in one region of Gemmatimonadota bacterium:
- a CDS encoding multicopper oxidase domain-containing protein: RPHPPPPPPYPSPAPVAFHPPGLGGRGGRGGRLQNIQQRITRNLEALQGGRGQGGRGGRGGRGGRGGPPINGKTMDMARIDEVVRLGDIEIWEVHNRGGQPHPFHLHPVQFQILDRNGQPSTSADLGWKDTVLVPPGDLVRIIMAFDRYADPQVPYMYHCHILEHEDNGMMGQFLVVEEPEQLSLITGKTTVVTFITGVQCGHCYEHARLFDEVLRENDINLVIITPESEPDQERVAVLSSSLISDTAGKWAGWFGMAHTGPTHGTVLLDTTGEVVWKSTAPEPYMDVQNLVNRAKNLPGR, from the coding sequence CCGCCCACACCCCCCACCACCCCCACCCTATCCTTCGCCAGCGCCAGTCGCGTTCCACCCCCCCGGCCTCGGCGGACGAGGGGGACGAGGGGGACGACTACAAAACATACAACAACGCATTACCCGGAATCTGGAGGCTCTACAAGGCGGACGAGGACAAGGAGGTCGAGGAGGGCGAGGGGGACGAGGCGGTCGAGGAGGACCACCGATCAACGGCAAGACAATGGATATGGCGAGAATTGATGAGGTCGTGCGATTGGGAGACATTGAGATTTGGGAAGTGCATAATCGCGGCGGTCAGCCTCACCCTTTCCACCTCCATCCGGTCCAGTTTCAAATTCTCGACCGCAACGGCCAACCATCCACCAGTGCCGACCTCGGCTGGAAAGACACAGTCCTGGTGCCTCCAGGTGATCTCGTTCGGATCATCATGGCCTTCGATCGATATGCTGATCCTCAGGTACCATACATGTACCACTGCCACATCCTGGAACACGAAGACAACGGGATGATGGGACAGTTCCTGGTTGTGGAAGAGCCAGAGCAACTCAGCCTGATCACTGGCAAGACAACCGTCGTCACATTCATCACTGGCGTTCAATGCGGGCATTGTTACGAGCACGCGCGTTTGTTCGACGAGGTGCTTCGGGAGAACGACATCAACCTGGTGATCATCACGCCAGAATCCGAGCCGGACCAGGAGAGAGTTGCTGTGCTGTCATCGAGCCTAATCTCTGACACTGCTGGCAAATGGGCAGGCTGGTTTGGAATGGCCCACACCGGCCCAACGCACGGCACAGTCCTGCTGGATACGACCGGCGAGGTCGTCTGGAAGTCCACAGCCCCCGAACCATACATGGATGTCCAAAATCTCGTGAACCGTGCGAAAAATCTGCCGGGCAGATAA